One region of Colius striatus isolate bColStr4 chromosome 26, bColStr4.1.hap1, whole genome shotgun sequence genomic DNA includes:
- the LOC133627927 gene encoding ankyrin-3-like, with protein MSALERQTLLALHQALSEEQFETLKFLLEEQVPAAQLRPATRPDLCRILLQRFPGRALHVAADLLRHIPRHDLILLHQLPGAEAGTPGQGERAPEAGTPRDRTPQPVPPAPAASAPAPQPPRRLTEKDLIQIAQRLGKEWQEVGICCLGVGRSRLEQIREDNPHSVVMQSFEMLREWQRREREAATAPRLCACLAPAHPSPELLDLLWSLQGN; from the coding sequence ATGTCTGCCTTGGAGCGACAGACGCTGCTGGCCCTGCACCAGGCGCTGAGCGAGGAGCAGTTCGAGACCCTCAAGTTCCTGCTGGAGGAGCAGGTGCCCGCGGCCCAGCTGCGCCCCGCCACGCGCCCCGACCTCTGCCGCATCCTGCTGCAGCGCTTCCCGGGCCGGGCCCTGCATGTGGCCGCCGACCTGCTGCGCCACATCCCCCGCCACGACCTCATCCTGCTCCACCAACTACCCGGTGCCGAGGCCGGGacccctgggcagggggagagggcCCCTGAGGCCGGGACCCCCCGGGACAGGACCCCTCAGCCTGTGCCTCCCGCACCGGCCGCCTCTGCCCCAGCGCCGCAGCCTCCCCGGCGTTTGACAGAGAAGGATCTGATCCAGATCGCCCAAAGACTCGGGAAGGAGTGGCAGGAGGTGGGAATCTGCTGcttgggggtggggaggagccGGCTGGAGCAGATCCGTGAGGACAATCCCCACAGCGTGGTCATGCAGAGCTTTGAGATGCTGCGGGAGTGGCAGcggagggagagggaggcagcCACGGCGCCGCGGCTCTGTGCTTGCCTggcccctgcccaccccagccccgAGCTGCTCGACCTCCTCTGGAGCTTGCAGGGGAACTGa
- the LOC133627974 gene encoding LOW QUALITY PROTEIN: tensin-2-like (The sequence of the model RefSeq protein was modified relative to this genomic sequence to represent the inferred CDS: deleted 3 bases in 2 codons), whose translation MKPPGAVGTLLRAFGRRDGSDTPPAPHSFREKTFRRGGACAACGDSLGPQGLVCRVCKATSHKRCEAKVTSPCQAPPPPEMRRNTAPARRSEHLGSTKSLNGGRQRSTLPRSCSLELVTERPFALDLTYVTERILALRFPRALDEPRYRQHLRDVAQMLGHRHGDKYTLFNLSEKRRDISSLNPRVQDFGWPDLHAPTLEKLCAICQAMERWLQANPQHVAVLHCKGSRGKAGVVVAAYMHYSQASAGAAQALGTLSMRKFYEEKVAAALQPSQQRYVELFRALLSGRSRLSSRPQFLHHVLLPPLPAFAPHGCQPFLKIYQSLQLVYTSGVYRPPAPQSLCITLEPALLLKGDVMVTCFHRRGGAGAREPVFRAQFHSGAVAGARMELGKGQLDGACADERFPPGATVEFIFSSGPERIKEWVPPHPPVPIDYALGDAALRRDSYQGFNLCPEDSPAEPSHTRGPLDGSPYARVQKPRPPSPGGGIGLEPSPSAAVAEPLPPGRPPPPTAAERRELEQLLGGFGMGGAPLGGPETAILEDEHPEAVPHSPHSPPTPQDSTAPYSTPTPLRTPSPYGTPTAQDSTAPYGTPTPYSTPTTPHGTPTPYSTPAPYEPPTPQGSTAPHGPGSPCSTLAPHSPPAPYGPLLAPPCRWPSLASPCPCHQWPPRPGSPPGPRRGAEGSPEWRLGGGGKRGLQRSLSEGFPRCGYGRRGGGFVLLEELPPLCPCQDCQAWGAPPLLAPPTLYGGGLERAEGSWGGPAEALEPLPCPHCGHRGSGSGLGLSWGSPRPPRDSYGKVGYEPPRLEAREGYNIPGQPDPRERDERRSPGEGGPWPRNLEGPDSLRRPPRDPPPQQRRRRPRVPRGGVPGLLTARPPLPPPQHRPSPRSGTRPRRGGPGTRRPPPQPVSPSAGGTPERRDPPAPGSHPPGAAFVQDTTQFWYKPALTRDQAVALLRAAPPGSFLVRRSRCFPGAFGLALRVPAPAPCPAPASGDPQEQLVRHFLIETGPRGVKVKGGRDEPHFGSLPALVLQHSITPISLPCALRIPTKDLLEESSGGPVAPNVSTAGELLRQGAACSVLYLGSVPTESLTGPQAVAKAVGSLLAGGGEGSPPPAPPCTVQFKVSARGITLTDSQRRLFFRRHYPVSSVTHCSTDPQGRRWAQTGSSSSQIFGFVARQPGGPGGANVCHLFAELDPEQPAAAIAAFVSRVLLGTRRP comes from the exons atGAAGCCCCCCGGCGCCGTGGGGACTCTGCTGCGCGCGTTCGGCCGCCGCGACGGCAGCGACACG ccccccgcgccCCACAGCTTCCGCGAGAAGACGTTCCGGCGGGGGGGGGCTTGTGCTGCCTGCGGGGACTCCCTCGGACCCCAAGGCCTCGTCTGCAGAG tGTGCAAAGCCACCAGCCACAAGCGATGCGAGGCAAAG GTGACGTCGCCATGCCAAGCTCCGCCTCCCCCCGAGATG AGGAGGAACACGGCCCCTGCGCGGCGCAGCGAGCACCTG GGCTCCACAAAGTCCCTGAACGGCGGCCGGCAGCGGAGCACCCTGCCCAG gagctgcagcctggagctggTGACAGAGCGTCCCTTCGCCCTGGACCTGACGTACGTGACGGAGCGGATCCTGGCGCTGCGCTTCCCGCGGGCGCTGGACGAGCCGCGCTACCGGCAGCACCTGCGCGACGTGGCACAAATGCTCGGCCACCGCCATGGTGACAAGTACACG CTCTTCAACCTGTCTGAGAAGCGCCGGGACATCAGCAGCCTGAACCCCAGG GTGCAGGATTTTGGATGGCCGGACCTTCACGCCCCAACCCTGGAGAAGCTCTGTGCCATCTGCCAGGCCATGGAGAGGTGGCTGCAGGCCAACCCCCAGCACGTGGCTGTGCTGCACTGCAAG GGCAGCAGGGGCAAAGCTGGTGTCGTGGTGGCCGCCTACATGCACTACAGCCAAGCCTCAGCTGG TGCTGCCCAGGCCTTGGGCACCCTCAGCATGAGGAAGTTCTACGAGGAGAAGgtggcagctgctctgcagccctcacAGCAGAG GTACGTGGAGCTGTTCCGGGCTCTGCTCTCAGGCCGCAGCCGCCTGAGCAGCCGCCCCCAGTTCCTGCACCACGTGCTGCTGCCGCCCCTGCCGGCCTTCGCCCCCCACG GTTGCCAGCCCTTCCTGAAGATCTACCAGTCTCTGCAGCTCGTTTACACCTCAGGGGTCTA CCGCCCCCCGGCACCCCAAAGCCTCTGCATCACCCTGGAGCCGGCCCTGCTGCTGAAAGGGGACGTGATG GTCACGTGCTTCCACCGGCGCGGGGGCGCGGGAGCGCGCGAGCCCGTGTTCCGCGCGCAGTTCCACAGCGGGGCCGTGGCGGGGGCGCGCATGGAGCTGGGCAAGGGGCAGCTGGACGGCGCGTGCGCAg ACGAGCGCTTTCCCCCCGGAGCCACCGTCGAGTTCATCTTCTCCTCCGGCCCCGAGAGGATCAAAg agtgggtccccccacacccccccgtGCCCATCGACTACGCGCTGGGGGACGCGGCGCTGCGGCGGGACTCGTACCAAGGCTTCAACCTGTGCCCCGAGGACAGCCCGGCGG AGCCCTCGCACACGCGGGGGCCGCTGGATGGGAGCCCCTACGCCCGGGTGCAGAAGCCGCGGCcgcccagccccgggggggGCATCGGCCTCGAACCCTCCCCCAGCGCCGCCGTGGCCGAGCCCCTCCCgcccggccgccccccgccccccaccGCGGCGGAGCGCcgggagctggagcagctgctggggggctTCGGGATGGGGGGGGCACCCTTGGGGGGGCCAGAGACTGCCATCTTGGAGGATGAGCACCCCGAGGCtgtcccccacagcccccacagcccccccacaCCCCAGGACTCCACAGCACCCTACAGCACCCCAACACCCCTCAGGACCCCATCACCCTACGGGACCCCCACAGCCCAGGACTCCACAGCACCCTATGGCACCCCAACCCCCTACAGCACCCCAACAACGCCCCACGGGACCCCCACACCCTACAGCACCCCAGCACCTTACGAGCCCCCCACACCCCAGGGCTCCACAGCACCCCACGGGCCGGGGTCCCCCTGCAGCACCCtcgccccccacagccccccagcaccctaCGGGCCCCTCCTCGCTCCCCCCTGCCGCTGGCCCAGCCTGGCCTCGCCCTGCCCGTGCCACCAGTGGCCTCCCCGGCCCGGCAGCCCCCCGGGCCCccgccgtggggctgaggggagcccgGAGTGGCGGCTCGGGGGGGGCGGGAAGCGGGGGCTGCAGCGCTCGCTCTCCGAGGGCTTCCCCCGCTGTGGCTACGGGCGCCGGGGGGGCGGCTtcgtgctgctggaggagctgccccccctctgcccctgccAGGACTGCCAGGCCTGGGGGGCCCCCCCACTGCTTGCCCCCCCCACACTTTACGGGGGAGGCTTAGAGCGGgcggaggggagctgggggggccCCGCTGAAGCCCTCGAGCCCCTCCCTTGCCCCCACTGCGGCCACCGCGGGTCGGGCTCGGGTTTGGGCTTGAGCTGGGGATCCCCCCGGCCCCCCCGGGACTCCTACGGAAAAGTGGGCTACGAGCCCCCCCGGCTGGAGGCCCGCGAGGGCTACAACATCCCCGGGCAACCGGACCCCCGGGAGCGCGATG AGCGGAGGAGCCCGGGCGAGGGGGGTCCCTGGCCCAGGAACCTCGAAGGTCCCGATTCCCTGCGCCGccccccccgggacccccccccccagcagcggcggcggcgcccaCGGGTGCCCCGGGGGGGGGTCCCCGGCCTCCTCACTGCCCGCccccccctt cctcctccccagcaccgccCCTCCCCGAGAAGCGGCACCCGCCCGCGCCGGGGGGGGCCGGGGACACGGCGACCCCCCCCCCAGCCCGTCTCCCCGAGCGCAGGGGGCACCCCGGAACGCCGGGACCCCCCCGCGCCGGGCTCTCACCCCCCCGGCGCCGCCTTCGTGCAGGACACGACCCAGTTCTGGTACAAACCCGCCCTGACGCGGGACCAAG CCGTGGCCCTGCTCCGCGCCGCCCCCCCCGGCTCGTTCCTGGTCCGGCGCAGCCGCTGCTTCCCGGGCGCCTTCGGGCTGGCGCTGAGggtcccggccccggccccctGCCCGGCGCCCGCCTCCG gGGACCCCCAGGAGCAGCTGGTCCGGCATTTCCTCATCGAGACGGGGCCCCGGGGGGTCAAGGTCAAGGGCGGCCGTGACGAGCCCCATTTCG GCAGTCTGCCGGCGCTGGTGTTGCAGCACTCCATCacccccatctccctgccctGCGCCCTCCGCATCCCCACCAAAG accTGCTGGAGGAAAGTTCGGGGGGGCCCGTGGCCCCCAACGTCAGCacagctggggagctgctgcggcAGGGAGCag CCTGCAGCGTGCTGTACCTGGGCTCGGTGCCCACCGAGTCGCTGACAGGGCCTCAGGCCGTGGCCAAAGCCGTGGGGTCGCTGCtggcagggggtggggagggatcgccccccccggcccccccCTGCACCGTCCAGTTCAAGGTGTCAGCGCGGGGCATCACCCTGACCGACAGCCAGCGCCG GCTCTTCTTCCGCCGGCACTACCCTGTGAGCAGCGTCACCCACTGCAGCACCGACCCCCAGGGCCGCAG GTGGGCacagacaggcagcagcagctcgcA GATCTTCGGCTTCGTGGCCCGGCAGCCgggggggccggggggg gcCAACGTGTGTCACCTGTTTGCGGAGCTGGACCCGGAGCAGCCGGCAGCCGCCATCGCCGCCTTCGTCAGCCGCGTCCTGCTGGGCACCCGCCGGCCCTGA
- the SPRYD3 gene encoding LOW QUALITY PROTEIN: SPRY domain-containing protein 3 (The sequence of the model RefSeq protein was modified relative to this genomic sequence to represent the inferred CDS: deleted 1 base in 1 codon), which yields MPPPAMEDLHLHYRFLNWRRRIREIREVREVRAGHCQERARHILVDGDTLSYHGSSGEVGCYVAPRPLTRDNNYFEVSIVDSGVRGTIAVGLVPQHYSLDHQPGWLPDSVAYHADDGKLYSGRAKGRQVGSKCSSGDRIGCGIERGSFEVPTAQVFFTQNGRRVGSVCVRRAGAGLFPAVGMHSPGEEVRLHLEAAAGADEAAMMVDSGEEEWGRLHDVRACGTLLEYVGQGKSIVDVGLAQARRPLSTRSHYFEVEIVDPGEKCYIALGLARKDYPKNRHPGWSRGSVAYHADDGKLFQGSGVGDPFGPRCYKGDVMGCGIMFPRDYGQDSEGDSDEPCAQRLPVRNVLYLPPGEEEEEEVEEEEEEEEEEEEEEEEHEGRKVVVFFTRNGQVLGRRQARVPPGGWFPTVGMLSAGEKVRVDLHPLSG from the exons ATG cccccccccgccatggAGGACCTGCACCTGCACTACAGGTTCCTGAACTGGCGGCGGCGGATCCGGGAGATCCGGGAGGTGCGGGAGGTGCGGGCCGGGCACTGCCAGGAGCGCGCCCGCCACATTCTGGTGGACGGCGACACGCTGAG TTACCACGGCAGCTCTGGCGAGGTCGGCTGTTACGTGGCCCCACGACCCCTCACCAGGGACAACAACTACTTTGAG GTGTCCATCGTGGACAGCGGTGTGCGGGGCACCATCGCCGTGGGGCTGGTCCCACAGCACTACAGCCTGGACCACCAGCCTGGCTGGCTGCCCGACTCCGTGGCTTACCACGCCGATGACGGCAA GCTGTACAGCGGCCGTGCCAAGGGCCGGCAGGTGGGCAGCAAGTGCAGCTCCGGCGACCGCATTGGCTGCGGCATCGAGCGCGGCTCCTTCGAGGTGCCCACGGCACAGGTGTTCTTCACCCAGAACGGCAGGAGG GTGGGCAGCGTGTGCGtgcggcgggcgggcgcggggctgtTCCCGGCCGTGGGGATGCACTCGCCGGGGGAGGAGGTTCGGCTGCACCTCGAGGCCGCGGCCGGTGCCGACGAGGCCGCCATGATGGTGGACAGCGGCGAGGAGGAGTGGGGACGGCTGCACGACGTGCGGGCCTGCGGCACG CTGCTGGAGTACGTGGGGCAGGGCAAGAGCATCGTGGACGTGGGGCTGGCGCAGGCCCGGCGCCCGCTCAGCACCCGCAGCCACTACTTCGAGGTGGAGATCGTGGACCCCGGCGAGAAATGTTACAttgccctggggctggcacgcaag GATTACCCCAAGAACCGGCACcctggctggagcaggggctcGGTGGCCTATCATGCAG ATGATGGGAAGCTGTTCCAGGGCAGTGGAGTGGGGGATCCCTTCGGGCCTCGCTGCTACAAAGGCGACGTGATGGGCTGTGGCATCATGTTCCCCAGAGACTACGGGCAGGACAGCGAGg GTGACAGCGACGAGCCCTGCGCCCAGCGGCTGCCTGTCAGGAACGTGCTGTACCTGCCGCccggtgaggaggaggaggaggaggtggaggaggaggaggaggaggaggaagaggaggaggaagaggaggaagaacatGAGGGGAGGAAGGTCGTG GTGTTCTTCACCCGCAACGGGCAGGTCCTGGGCCGGCGCCAGGCGCGGGTGCCGCCAGGGGGCTGGTTC CCCACCGTGGGCATGCTCAGCGCTGGCGAGAAGGTGCGTGTGGACCTGCACCCCCTCAGCGGCTGA